In Nakaseomyces glabratus chromosome I, complete sequence, the sequence TTCCAAACAATGAATAGATTATACAGAAGCTTCGATTTTCCATCAATTATATGATTTCGTGCGGTACTTTCTTAGTaggaagtgaaaaaaaacactaCACAAAATCAAATCAGAATTTGAACCTTCGGTGATATAATCCTggtcaaaaaaaattgacttgaaaatttaattgaaaaaaaaatcttgTAGGGCATCATACAATAAGGATAACAATAGTGGGATGAACAGCAATAGCAAGCAACTTTTGAGTTGTTTTTTAGTGCAACGCCAATAGTACCAGAGTTTAAACGTATATCTTATAGCTAAGTCgcacaaaaagaaatactaGTCTtgaaaatagaagaaaaaataaaaaaagcCACCGTTCTATTCCGCgatcttttattttaaaaaacacatatatataagtaCTAGACTTGACTTGCTTTTGACTCACTGCAGATTTGTTACACAGAAAGCAAATCATACAAGAGTATCTGCTCCCACAAAAGTATCTGTTCACACAAAGGCATCTGTTTTTATACAAAACAGCACTACACTTTTTGCACTTttcattaatataataatataacacagataaaaaggaaaaagacCCCCAACAGATAATcttaacaaaaaattacaaatgGTGGATCAAGAATCATTGGTTTCGTTTTCTTCAGAGACTTCGCAGTCCATCAACAGTGATATCGACATCGAGTCGCAGCAACAGCCAAGACAATATATTCCTAGCAATGAAAAAGATGGTAACAAAGAAAGACTACATCTAACACGTACCGAAACGGTAAAATCATTGCAAGAAATGGGTATGACTCAGGATGCTCCAATCCCTGATGTTAACGCCCCTCAAACTACCACCAAAAACGCTATCTTCCCAGAAGAGTACACAATGGAGACACCAACAGGTTTGGTTCCCGTGGCTACTTTGCAATCGCTGGGTAGAACATCTACAGCTATCTCTAAATCTAGGACAAGACAGATCGAGAGGTCTGTCTCTCGTCGTAGTCAGAATATCGCAGCTTCAAGCAACTCGTCAAACAAggaagaacttgaagatgaggaagaagtCTCTAGCGATATGTCAAATCAACAACCTGAACTTGACCCAGAGATTGAGTTTGTTACATTTGTGACCGGTGATCCAACAAACCCTCATAACTGGCCACTGTGGATCCGTTGGGCTTACACAGTCATCTTATCCTGCCTGGTCATCTGTGTTGCTTACGGTTCTGCTTGTATCACAGGTGGTCTATTTACTGTTCAAGAGCAATACCACGTTGGTTTAGAAGCTGCTATTCTATCTTGTTCCTTAATGGTTATCGGTTTCTCCTTGGGTCCATTGATCTGGTCGCCAGTCAGTGATCTTTACGGTAGACGTTTGGCTTACTTCATCTCTATGGGTCTATACACTATCTTTAACATTCCATGCGCTTTATCGCCTAATTTGGGTGGTCTATTGGTTTGTAGATTTTTATGTGGTGTGTTCTCTTCCTCAGGTTTGTGTCTAGTTGGTGGTTCCATTGCCGATATGTTCCCAAGTGAAACGAGAGGTAGAGCTATTGCTTTCTTCGCTTTCGCTCCATACACAGGCCCTATCATCGGTCCACTTGTTAACGGATTTGTTTCAGTTTGTACCAGAAGAATggatttgattttttggATCAACATGGCCTTCGCTGGTGTTATGTGGATCATTGTCGCATTCATTCCTGAAACATACGCTCCTGTTATCTTGAAATGGCGTGCAGCTAAATTAAGAAAGGAAACTGGTAATCCAAAGATTATGACAGAACAAGAAGCACAAGGTGTTTCCGTCAATGAAATGATGAAAGCTTGTTTGATCAGACCACTATATTTTGCAGTCACTGAGCCTGTTCTAGACTTAACTTGTTTCTACGTCTGTCTAATTTACTCTCTACTGTatgctttcttctttgcaTTCCCAGTGGTCTTCGGTGAACTTTATGGTTACAAAGATAATTTAATCGGTTTAATGTTTATCCCAATTCTAATCGGTGCTACCATGGCATTAGCAACTACATTCTATTGTGAAAACGAGTACCTGAAATTGGtgaaaaagagaaagcCTACGCCAGAAGATCGTTTGTTCGGTGCCATGATTGGTGCACCTTTCGCTGCTGCTGCATTGTGGATCCTTGGTGCTACTTCTTATAAGCATATTATATGGGTTGGTCCTGCTTCTTCTGGTCTAGCTTTTGGTTATGGTATGGTGTTGATTTACTATTCCTTGAACAACTACATTATTGATTGTTATGTTCAATATGCCTCAAGTGCTTTGGCTACTAAGGTTTTCTTAAGATCCGCCGGTGGTGCTGCTTTCCCATTATTTACTAATCAGATGTACCATAAATTGGGTCTTCAATGGGCAAGTTGGTTGTTGGCTTTTATTTCAACTGCTATGATTTTGCTACCATTCGGTTTCTATTATTACGGTAAGACGTTGAGACACAAACTTTCAAAGAAAGACTACTCTATCGATACCATTGAAGGATACTAatcaacaaataaaaaaagggTTTTTTAACAAAGcagcatttgaaaatttgatTGGTAGTGAGTTCAGTGCGATACATTTCAGGTTTAAAATGCATTTTTcgtattttatttaatacTTCAATTTGGGCTAATATTTGCATTTCAATACAAGGTACCATTATCTCCAGTCTAATGGACTTGTGAGTATAGTATCTTCTTTAATATCCattctttttgattttcctGTTTATTCTTATAGATTAATTTATACTACTGTGTTATTTTAACTTTACtcaattaatatttatgaCTTAATTATGATAGATGAAAATGTTATTATTCAGGTATTCTTGCGCGGGGTCTTACAAATACTATGGCCAGTTTAAGCGATtgaatttttaaattttcttAGCCACCGGCTCATCCATCAGTCTATAAAATTTCCAATGATATTTATAGTTAGTATTTCATTCAGATCTATAAAGCTATAGATTATTGCTTTAAAAAATTGTTCAGATATTATTTATACTATGACATTTCTACatcttcgtcttcatcaCTCTTTTTGGAAATACCAGTTTTTATTAgtaattgttttatttcagCTGGTTTAAATATCTTCTGCTCAAATTCCTCTGTTTCacccttcttctttaaagTTGCAAACTCTAATCTGTCATATGTAAGTGAGCTGCTGTCTGTTGTTTTTGATAGGGTCTTCAATGCTAGTTCTACAGCGTCATCCAAAGTCATTTCATCCTTGTAGTCCATCTGTAGCAATGTTTGTGCAGCTGATGTGTTGGCACCTACACTGATAGCCTTCCAGCCAGTGTAGTTACCAGATGGATTTGATGTGTACAATTGGTAACCATATCTATCATCATAGCCAGCGTAAATGAAAGAGACACCATATGGACGCAAACCACCGTATTGAGTGTAACCTTGTTTAATATCACTTAACTTTCTCACAAGCATCTCTACTGGGATTTCCTCATTGTACGTCTTTAAGTAGTTTTGTGCATGTATTCTGGCAGTATTTATCAGTATTTCAGCATCTGCCGTCAAACCAGCTACAGCAACAGTGGTTCTGTCATTAAGCTTATATAGTTTTTCCGTGGAAGTATCCTGTTCCAGCAAAGTACTCGTAACTTTCCGCTCAGCAGCTAAAACTATACCTTCCGAAGTCATAATACCAATTGCTGTACCTGCATGCGAAATAGACTCCAAAGCATACTCAACTTGGTACAATCTACCTTCTGGAGAAAAAATCGTAGTTCTCGAATCGTATCTTCTTGAACCCATTGTGTTACTATTACCAGTCCTCTTGGTTTATCAATTGCCCTGTTTCCACTAAACCTTATGACCACAGAAAAAATAGTCAATGCCCAATACTATAGCCTCTGAACAAGTTCCACTTGATTTCAAACTTGTCCAACTAAGATGTTGCTAATCGTGAACTACCGTTTCCTGTCTTCATTTCAACTATAACGTCCTATTTTCGTTGTTTCTGCAGAAACCCCTGCCTTCCGATGGGCCTTTGCCATTTCCGCAAAATGTTGCCACCAATTAGCAAGTCGTTTTCGGTGATCTTAGTATGTGCCAGTATACCAAGTTACATGAGTAAAGGAAAATGCAATGTTTGTTGTGTGGAAGTTTATATAGTATGTAAAATGCTAAAATTAAATAGTTGAAATGGGTCAATTGTTGTTTATATTAGATGCTCTGCCCTTTCAAAGAGGAGATGGAAAGGTATTGGTCTTTCCTGTTCGGGTAATGGAAGTATCTTGGTACCCTTGTATATGACTTTGCGACCGATTTGTGGTGGTTGAACGCTAGTCTCTTCGACAGTCTCCAAAAATGTACTCAGGGCGTCAGTCGCGtttgaattttttgttgagCTAGTTAGGGAAGTATTTATAGTATCATCAAGCGGTATCGAGTCGGTTGCTGCTGGTTCATTTATGTTGCCAGAAGTTTGCAGTTCACTCTCGTTTATAGGTTCCAAGCTATCTTGTATATCAAATTCATGTGCCTCTTgttttagaaaaaaaaacagctCTTTTGCTTCAGGTATCAGAGATATCCAATTTACTAATAGAGTTTGGAGCTCAACTGTGTATTCACTTTTGGAGACATCCATTTGGCCAGCTCTCACAAGCGTCTTAACCATGTTGCATATCAATGTAACAATGCCAACAGCATATGAagatatatattcattgtCCTCATCAGCATTGTCATCGTAATTATCAATTTCAGTGCCGTTGGATTCAAATGATTTTGCCGATAACGACACTGTTGCATTTAGGAAGAATTCTTGCAATAACATTTGCTTTTCAATAGAGGATAAAGCTACCGTACCTAGTCTTGAAAATCCGCATTTCCCTGTACTAGATTTCTTATTGTTGTCGCCATTAGCATCTCCATCTGAGAATCCCACTCTATAGCCCATTACCAATTCAAAAATGTAATGTATCAGGGGAAATGTGATGTTTATGTGCGTTAAAAACCATATCAAGACTCTTCTGTATCCCACTATCATTAGAAGCTCATCCATCAAACCACATGCCAATTCAGTATCCTGATATAGCATTTTAGCAAAATTGTTTGATGAACTAATTTGATCATAAATTTCATCTACTGTtaattttgatttattgACATCCCCATTGGCTAATGGTAGTTGTGACATTCCATGATAGATAACCATGCGATCCTGTTCTTCCCTAATGCAAGAGGCTACTAACTGAATAAGACGATTAGACTCTGATATATCCAACACGGAATTAACAGCTTTAGAAAAATACGAAGCAAACTCAGAAGATGAACATTCCTGAACGAAAacaaactcaccgttgtAGTATAAGTTTTCCCCTCGCGGTATATCTCTCCAGTCTTTACCACCATAGTTAAAGTCAAAAAAGCTACGCATCCTGACCGTAAACGGCTCTGGCTGTGatataattttaattttatcattttcatctttagTTGATATTGCATTATTTTCTAATTCCATATCTGTTATTAGGGATTGGTGGTCTATTGTGCTTTCATCCATTATTTTATCATCTTCGAAGACACAATTACACCTTCTAAAGATTGGAGCTGGCCTTACTCCATCACTTTCATTATCGGCTTTCTCGTCCATATCCTCAGAATCAGATACCAAATTGTAATCCTCGTATTCATAGTCAAACATATACTCgacatcttcatcaaaacGATCACCAGGCTGTAAATCTGTCAGTAAATTTGTTATGTCATCGAGCTCTACTCCGTTCTCTACGAATATTTTGGTGGATACACGCATATCCGCATAAAGGGAGCCACTACATAATTTTCTTCCATGAGGTGACATGAAGGTGTTAATTGGCTCATGTTTGAAATCATGttcattattttctatttgtCTGTTTAATATTGTTGTTAATGCAGCCCGAAAAGCTGATGCACCCCTAACAGTTGCCCTTATCATTAAAGGCGTTTCTTCGGAGTcattttgttcttcaattctATCCACTTGCAGCCCCAAAAAGATAATTTTTGTAATATATTTCcaaacagaaaataattCGAACAGAAAGGGGTTATTTTGTATTGGCTGGTCTTCGtataatttataaattGCGTAAACCGACAAAATATCAATCATATAAAGCAATTCTAGATCTTGGgtattcaaattttttggtaTCCAATATTCAAGAGTCTGCCTCCAATCATTACCTTCTTCGAAATTTCCGATATTATTAAGTGTATCATAGCTGCTGCAATGTAACTTTTTTAAACTTTTCCATACGATCTTAATTAAGTTGAAGCCACATAAATATTTCCAATCATAATTCCGTGCTTTACCAGATTTAATCAATGCAGGATGAACTAGGCCTGTATACAAACCATGAAGGAGATCAATTGATATGATATGAGTGTCGTTTGGGGTAGGTTGTGTCAAAGGATCTACCAATCCCGCTAAAGTTTTGAATTGCATCTCCAAGTATGGTGCTAAAGTATTTCTTTGGCTAAGTCCCAGAAATTCAAAGAGAATGCTGTGCCGTAACATACTGTCcttcattatatttggaacttcttgaagcccattttcattgatatCAAATGAAAGTATAACTTCTTCCTCATTATCAGCCTTATGGTTGTTTGGGGTTAAGCTCCTCAAAGTACCTTGCTCCCATTTATAATCTCCTCTCTCTATGGCAGAACTGATATCCTTGACTTTGTTTATTCTGCCAGACTGGAGTAATATTGCTTCGATATCATCAGTAGTAACATAGCGTTCAAATTCGAGCAAAACATCTAGCAACGACTCATCAAACTGGCATAATGCATTTTCATCGTCTGTAATTTCGTACCTTAAATACGATTGATTATACTCAGTTACTCTATCGTACAGATGTAATGTCATAGTGAAAAAGTTCATGTGTTTACCGATGGTGGATTGGATAGCTATTgctatttttgattttatgtTACTCTGTGCAGCATAAAGATACTCTTCTAATATATTGAACTCTTCTGACAGCAAGAACCTATGCTTAATGTTGTTATTGGGACAAGTTAGTAAGAAGGTTAACGGCCGCTTGTAACTTGTCTTGCAATAGTTCCCTAAATCAATATCCACATTTCTGTTCTTAAGTATAAACTGCAATAAATTGTGTAAGTATTCATCTTCCCATTTCCACAACATTTTCAGATGTTCATAGGCGGGGGAATGAAAAAGAGTGTCATCACTATCATTGTGTTCAATTGCAGAGTCCAGTCCtgtatttttaaaaaaatgcaGTATCTTATTGCCAGGTTTTGTTGTGAAGAGAGCTATGGTGAGGAGCTCATAGAAAAAATTATCTTCAAAGCGGGGCCTTGAATAGCTCGTTGTGCTCAAGTCTTCATCACgatatattttttccaAGTATTCAAAAGGAATGACATCAAACTTGTGAGCTCGATAACTTTGTTTTTCAAGTATGTAAGATGGATCCATTTCTGAAAAGTAGGTATAAAATAATCTTCGAAGCACATCGGGAACCTTCGGCAGCCTTTCGCCCTGGCTTCTATTCACCAATTCTCTCAAAAGCAGGCCTAAATCATTAGTGGGTGGGTTCTTTTCCGCTTCAACTATTTCAGCATCGTTATCCTCCGTTTTAGGTACTTGAGAGTTCTtagatttcttctttttcccCATTACCCTTTAATGTGCTTTCTTAAAgatgaaatatatatcggaaaatttaatgaaaatagcAAACTCCGGCTTTTTTGTGAGTATTCCACAATTACTGGTTCCGTATTACCACTTGTTTGTTAAAGTCCAGCTGATCGGAAGACGCTAGTGTTAATACTCAGTAATCTGAATTGCCCTAACGATAATAGGTTTTGCCACTATCAAACGGAATACAGGTGTATTAGATGTAAATGTTCACTGTACTATCAGATCACAACAGAAATCAGTGTAAATATATGTACCAACTGTTAAGACAGATAGAACAGTCCTTCACTATACCATTTAACCATTCAAACCATGCGATGGCCCTCTCTAGGAATAAATACAGTTTCTCGACTAGACTTGCTGCGGACGAATAAAAGCCGGAAGTGAAGAAAACACCGACTTTTTACCCGGACGTACCTGTAACGACACTGTGAGACAGCTATATCGCATAATAATACTCGAATAATGAGTGTAGTTGCAGGCTAAGTGTTTGGCAGACCATCCTTGTGAATCATGGTGAGTCGATTTCAGTGAGGAAGTACCTGATAATGCCATTGTATGCGCTCATGTCGTTGTTTTTGAGGATGTTTGCCATGTCGACGTCCAGTGGTGAGTCTGGCACCGGTTCTTGGAGTAGTATATGTATTGCTTGGACTACATGCAGGATATCCCAGATCGGCGACCACCCTTCTGGTTTCAGTATATCCAAACAGATCTCGCCCGTTCTCCTATCCACATTGCAATGCGGAGGGACTCGGATACCTGCCTTCGCATCAGATACAAATTTGATAGTAGGTGGTACCATAGGGTAACTGGCGGGTACTTCTATTGCCAATTTGAACTCATACGGGTAATAAGGTGTCTCTGCTGGGCCTTTGATCACAGCGAACCACCGAGACAGATCAGAGTCATCTACTGGTGCAAGGTCCACTAGAAATTCAGAGTCCCCGTGCTCCAGTGCCTTCCTTATCTTCAGCAGTTCTTTACTAATTCTTGCCATCAAGTGTTCTTTAAAATGATTGTGTAGTCTTGGAGCAACAGTCTCTCTAACCAATGGAGTTCAACACACTTTTAATGACTATATACTAGTCATACTGCTCAAGCTATTGCATCTTTAGAAGCTCATCTCTCATTTGACGGGTTTCTGCCTGTGGAGCTTCCCTTTTTTAACAGGCAGCGAAGAATTGCAATAACGGAGGCAAAACGTAGCCATAGAGAAGTATTGTCTGTATATATCCACTTGTGGAGGGAAAGGTTGCTTATACAATTTAGTCTACATTGAGCAAAGACACTGAGAATAGTGGGACAAGCTCTGTATCTAATATCTGTACTGGAGAGAAAAAGATATGTCGCAACAAGCTAATAATTTTGTGAGATTGATCACTAAGGTGGCCATCCCTGTGGGTATTGCAGTGTCTGGGTTGCAGTACTCTATGTATGATGTGCAAGGTGGTTCTCGTGGTGTTATCTTTGACAGGCTACAAGGTGTAAAGTCTGACGTCGTTGGCGAAGGCACTCACTTCCTGGTTCCGTGGCTGCAGAAGGCGATCATATATGATGTGAGGACGAAGCCCAAGAGCATTGCCACCAACACTGGTACCAAGGACTTGCAGATGGTGTCCCTGACCCTGAGGGTGTTGCACAGGCCGGATGTGATGCAATTGCCGCTTATATACCAGAACCTAGGTCTGGACTACGACGAGAGGGTTCTGCCCTCCATCGGTAACGAGGTTCTGAAGTCGATCGTGGCCCAGTTTGATGCAGCTGAGCTGATCACCCAGAGAGAGATTGTGTCGCAGAAGATCAGGCAGGAGCTGTCCAACAGAGCCAACGAGTTCGGCATCCGTCTGGAGGACGTCTCCATAACGCACATGACGTTTGGTCCCGAGTTCACGAAGGCCGTTGAGCAGAAGCAGATTGCGCAGCAGGACGCTGAGCGTGCCAGGTTCCTGGTGGAGAAGGCCGAGCAAGAGAGGCAGGCGAGTGTTATCCGTGCTGAGGGTGAAGCTGAGAGTGCCGAGTACATCTCCAAGGCCTTGAGCAAAGTTGGTGACGGTCTGTTGCTGATCAGACGGTTGGAAGCGTCCAAGGAGATTGCGCAGACGTTGGCCAACTCTAACAACATTACCTACTTGCCTAGCAACCATGCAGGCGGTGACAAGGACGACAAGGGGAGTCCCAACACGTTGCTGTTGAACCTCGGCAGGTCGTGAAGGGGATGTTACTTTTTTTATCTACACTATGTAAATACCACAactaaaatataaaatatgtaTTACTTGAGAGTTAAAATCAATATTCAGACCTAAAAACTAATTGAGCTAGATTCCAAAGCAAAACCTTGTACTGCCCCCAggaaaaacaataaaagcaaaaacaaaaaataatagaaatttaaatttgattaaaaattaatacCTTTAGATAAGAGAATATAACATATAGATTGTTTAAAAAgggataaaaaaaaattgaacttTAAAAAGATATGCCTATGTCCCTCTGTTCCCCCCGCGAGTTCAGATTAGCTTAGCGATGGGATGAGGTCATAGCACTACCTTGAGAGAAAAATTTTGCTGGAGCTGAGGAATGTACCAGAGAGGCAAGGAAATTAGAAGtttgataaattgaaataaaaagacCACATCCTTGAATGTGATAAGGGTATTTGTGAATAGTTCAATACAACTTTGGGCTCCTTGAGGGGACACTCCCCTTTTcaacagcaaaaaaaaaaaacaggCGATAGAAGtagaaaaacaaaaacaaaagaaacaatgaGGGGGAGTAGTGGATTTGATTATATGTGTATATGCACCAGTGTATCCCGCCTCTTGTTCATGTGTTTTTCAGTACAGTCCGGGGCATCGAGGTGTTTTAGACCTGGGAGATGGATGGGACGCCGACCTCGGTGTGGTGCTTTCTTCTTAGCTTAGCACCGAAGGCACCGTTGGAGACGACAGATACGATGGACATGATCATCTTAGCCAAGAAGATGGCCATGGAGAAGTAGAAGAAGGCGACTAGGGCCTGGGCCTGTCTGCATCTGGTGCCGGAGCCCTGGACGATCTTGGTCTCTCTTTCCAGGTACCTCTTGTTGTTACAGGAGTGGGCTCTGATACCGACTGCAAGGACTGTACCAGCGGTGAAGGTGAACACGAAGTTCAAGAAGTCCAGGACGAACAGGACCAGAGGCCAAGCCAATGGCTCGAAGAAGTTAGCGAAGATACCGTAGAGGGAGTCGGTAGCGATACCGTACGCAGCGGCAAACAGACAGAAGTTGACACGGGAGGAGTGTCTCTTCCTGGTGTTGATCAGCGACGAGGCCAGACCAATACAGATAATCAGGAAAACAGCATTAACTATACGCAAAAGGTTGTCAGCAACAGAAAGCATTGtaactttttttatttttaatttgtgGTTTGGTTGTTATCCTGCTTTTCCACATATCCTTTTTGCAATAGCAATCCTCATCCCcgttatatataaaaaattttttttcttctccagGGGGtagttgttattgttttccCTATTTCTATTGCACAATAGGATCCACACGGACAGttgcaaagaaaattaCGTTATATAGTGGTGTACGGGTTACCCACTCCGAGTGCCGAGGCATCTCCTATTGCAGAGTGCAGTGTAGCGTTGTAGTGTTGTAGCACAGTCTGTATTGCAGTGTAGCACAGTATATTACACAGCGATGTCCATCCgtatttgaatttgaattgTATTTGAATTGTATTGTGTGTGTACTGCTACTGCTACTGCTGCTGCTACTGCTGTACCCCCCGACCCCCTATCCCGCAGCACCCCTTACTTCCCCTTTCGGGCATACACTCGCGTTTGTCCCCCTCTTCTCTGTTCTCTCTTCTCTCTTGTCTCTTCTGTCTTTGTCTCTTCTCTCTTGTCTTCTACGTCTCCCCGGACCGAGTATCCCGGGCAGGGTAAGCGGTGCGGGTGAGGCTACAGCCATCCGCAGTGCCAGTTGGTGCCAGTGCTACACAGAGTACACAGAGTGCCTTGTACCACACTTGTACCACCGTTATACTACCCTTGTACCACCCTTGTACCACCCTTGTACCACCAGTAGGTGCTACTCTGCCTGCTGATCGTCGCCCAGTATCCCCCCCCCTTCGACTCCCAGATTCATATAAAAGTATTACACTCTTCAAATCACTTGCCAATGCCCAAAAGTTGAAAGAACCAAAACAATGTCTTTCAAAAGTGACGACCCTATCGGCAGGTTGCTGCAGGAAGGCTCCcaggagaagaagaagtccATCCTCACCAGATCAGTAGAAGATACAGGCTTCGTGTCCCCCTTCAGAAGAGGCCTCACTTCTGCCTCTGCCGCTGCCTCTGTATCAGCTTCCGCTTCCGCTTCCAGACACAGAAGGTTCTCAAACGACTCCAGCGACTCGGACTCAGACTCCAGAGATGCTCACAATGCCGCCAGCGGTGGCAGGAGCGACTCCTCCCGCAGCGACTCCTCCAGCGACTCAGACAACGAGCAGAAGATCGCTGTGAACCCCTTCACAAACAAGCCAGCCTACAACAAGAACGCAAAGCAGATGAAGTTCCCCACCGTCAGCGCTACCTCTGCGCTCGCCAACCAGGACCCCAAGGAGCTCGGCTTCAAGACCCTCGACAAGTCCACCAAGCGCGCCAAGGACATAAAGTTCCCCGTCTACCTGACCGAGAACGAGTTCAGACAGCAGACCATCCTGAAGGAGCTGGAGCTCAAGGAGGGAAAGCTGCAGTACTTGAAGGACAGCCAGAAGATCATAGACCTCACCATAAGACAGCCTGACTCCGACGAAGAACAGCAGGACGAGCAGGACGAACAGGACGACACAGAGGTCGAGGACAACGTCGATGCCGAAAACCAGCAAGCCCACACTAAGGACAACGACACCATCACCGACAAGGAGGACATGGCCTCCCAGGACGCCCCAGAAAAGGAAATGTCCCCAAGAGAGGACTCCTTGCCTCACCCAGACGCCGCAGAAACAAAGATCATGCAACACAAGGACATCGACGCACCAAAATTGCAAGAGAGAAAGCCAACCCCAGATGTCGATGTCGCCGCCGAACAAGCGGAAGAAGTCGCTGAAACTGACGGCGACGTCGATGCAAAAGAAGTCGATGCGGAAGCCGGTGCGGAAGCCGATGCCGAAGCCAAGGCTGCTGACGCTGTTATGGACTCAGAAGCTGAACCAGAATCTCAGGAAAAAATGGCTCCATCAGTTAAGGACACCTCTTCTGCTCTTGCTAGCGAGGACTTGGAAAGTTACATGACTGTTGAAACCCCTCAACCATACGATAAGGTCCCAAGAATTCCTTACACTGAACAACCAGAATCCGGTAAAAAGTTCAgctctttcttcaagagAAATGACAATGCAGGCCACCCAGTTATCACTGACGTCCCTGTGATTCCAGATCAGAGCCAACTCGATTTCCCAATTGCTACTCCTGAAAACCCTGAATTGATCGCAAAGACCGAGGAATACGGTTATATGTCTAAGCCTATCTACGATAAGGTGGTCTATGATGAGACCAACCATAGACGTTGGTTAAAGGGTTTCAAGAAATCCGAAAAGGCCAAGTACGATGACAAGATGGAAGAGTACAACAATGAGTTGGAAGAACTTCAG encodes:
- the CAF130 gene encoding CCR4-NOT core subunit CAF130 (CAGL0I10428g~Ortholog(s) have role in positive regulation of transcription elongation from RNA polymerase II promoter and CCR4-NOT core complex, cytosol localization); translation: MGKKKKSKNSQVPKTEDNDAEIVEAEKNPPTNDLGLLLRELVNRSQGERLPKVPDVLRRLFYTYFSEMDPSYILEKQSYRAHKFDVIPFEYLEKIYRDEDLSTTSYSRPRFEDNFFYELLTIALFTTKPGNKILHFFKNTGLDSAIEHNDSDDTLFHSPAYEHLKMLWKWEDEYLHNLLQFILKNRNVDIDLGNYCKTSYKRPLTFLLTCPNNNIKHRFLLSEEFNILEEYLYAAQSNIKSKIAIAIQSTIGKHMNFFTMTLHLYDRVTEYNQSYLRYEITDDENALCQFDESLLDVLLEFERYVTTDDIEAILLQSGRINKVKDISSAIERGDYKWEQGTLRSLTPNNHKADNEEEVILSFDINENGLQEVPNIMKDSMLRHSILFEFLGLSQRNTLAPYLEMQFKTLAGLVDPLTQPTPNDTHIISIDLLHGLYTGLVHPALIKSGKARNYDWKYLCGFNLIKIVWKSLKKLHCSSYDTLNNIGNFEEGNDWRQTLEYWIPKNLNTQDLELLYMIDILSVYAIYKLYEDQPIQNNPFLFELFSVWKYITKIIFLGLQVDRIEEQNDSEETPLMIRATVRGASAFRAALTTILNRQIENNEHDFKHEPINTFMSPHGRKLCSGSLYADMRVSTKIFVENGVELDDITNLLTDLQPGDRFDEDVEYMFDYEYEDYNLVSDSEDMDEKADNESDGVRPAPIFRRCNCVFEDDKIMDESTIDHQSLITDMELENNAISTKDENDKIKIISQPEPFTVRMRSFFDFNYGGKDWRDIPRGENLYYNGEFVFVQECSSSEFASYFSKAVNSVLDISESNRLIQLVASCIREEQDRMVIYHGMSQLPLANGDVNKSKLTVDEIYDQISSSNNFAKMLYQDTELACGLMDELLMIVGYRRVLIWFLTHINITFPLIHYIFELVMGYRVGFSDGDANGDNNKKSSTGKCGFSRLGTVALSSIEKQMLLQEFFLNATVSLSAKSFESNGTEIDNYDDNADEDNEYISSYAVGIVTLICNMVKTLVRAGQMDVSKSEYTVELQTLLVNWISLIPEAKELFFFLKQEAHEFDIQDSLEPINESELQTSGNINEPAATDSIPLDDTINTSLTSSTKNSNATDALSTFLETVEETSVQPPQIGRKVIYKGTKILPLPEQERPIPFHLLFERAEHLI
- the PRE9 gene encoding proteasome core particle subunit alpha 3 (CAGL0I10406g~Ortholog(s) have role in establishment of cell polarity, proteasomal ubiquitin-independent protein catabolic process, proteasome core complex assembly, proteasome-mediated ubiquitin-dependent protein catabolic process), with product MGSRRYDSRTTIFSPEGRLYQVEYALESISHAGTAIGIMTSEGIVLAAERKVTSTLLEQDTSTEKLYKLNDRTTVAVAGLTADAEILINTARIHAQNYLKTYNEEIPVEMLVRKLSDIKQGYTQYGGLRPYGVSFIYAGYDDRYGYQLYTSNPSGNYTGWKAISVGANTSAAQTLLQMDYKDEMTLDDAVELALKTLSKTTDSSSLTYDRLEFATLKKKGETEEFEQKIFKPAEIKQLLIKTGISKKSDEDEDVEMS
- the TPO2 gene encoding spermine transporter (CAGL0I10384g~Predicted polyamine transporter of the major facilitator superfamily; required for azole resistance), yielding MVDQESLVSFSSETSQSINSDIDIESQQQPRQYIPSNEKDGNKERLHLTRTETVKSLQEMGMTQDAPIPDVNAPQTTTKNAIFPEEYTMETPTGLVPVATLQSLGRTSTAISKSRTRQIERSVSRRSQNIAASSNSSNKEELEDEEEVSSDMSNQQPELDPEIEFVTFVTGDPTNPHNWPLWIRWAYTVILSCLVICVAYGSACITGGLFTVQEQYHVGLEAAILSCSLMVIGFSLGPLIWSPVSDLYGRRLAYFISMGLYTIFNIPCALSPNLGGLLVCRFLCGVFSSSGLCLVGGSIADMFPSETRGRAIAFFAFAPYTGPIIGPLVNGFVSVCTRRMDLIFWINMAFAGVMWIIVAFIPETYAPVILKWRAAKLRKETGNPKIMTEQEAQGVSVNEMMKACLIRPLYFAVTEPVLDLTCFYVCLIYSLLYAFFFAFPVVFGELYGYKDNLIGLMFIPILIGATMALATTFYCENEYLKLVKKRKPTPEDRLFGAMIGAPFAAAALWILGATSYKHIIWVGPASSGLAFGYGMVLIYYSLNNYIIDCYVQYASSALATKVFLRSAGGAAFPLFTNQMYHKLGLQWASWLLAFISTAMILLPFGFYYYGKTLRHKLSKKDYSIDTIEGY